One Megalops cyprinoides isolate fMegCyp1 chromosome 4, fMegCyp1.pri, whole genome shotgun sequence genomic window carries:
- the pik3ip1 gene encoding phosphoinositide-3-kinase-interacting protein 1, which produces MFLLHFALLCVAFVTCASNIQECTRYNGVDYRGEQQITSTGKRCLNWMNITRDYNVTAYTDAERGVGDHSYCRNPDSSDKPWCYVADEEGRVQRQDCAIATCRDQTPAEADSDAFPVSPSGESQIFEPAPSIPEQGEGAAVQSVIGISQRVRTGPKKKKDLGTLGYVLGILMMAIIIILGVGITLGYFYKRGRDLKKQHEQRVYEREMQRITLPLSAFSNPTCELVDENTIVISPQQTPGEDAVEGGDPLMGQAGTPGA; this is translated from the exons atgtttttattgcacTTTGCCTTGCTGTGCGTCGCATTTGTGACATGTGCATCAAATATTCAAG AATGCACAAGATACAATGGGGTAGATTACCGGGGAGAACAACAGATCACCTCCACTGGAAAGAGGTGCCTGAACTGGATGAATATAACACGGGACTACAACGTAACAGCCTACACTGACGCAGAGAGAG GTGTTGGGGACCACAGCTACTGCCGTAACCCAGACTCCTCTGACAAGCCATGGTGCTATGTGGCAGACGAGGAAGGGAGGGTTCAAAGACAAGACTGTGCCATCGCCACTTGCAGAG ACCAGACACCTGCTGAGGCGGACTCGGATGCCTTCCCAGTGTCCCCCTCGGGGGAGAGCCAGATCTTCGAGCCAGCCCCGTCCATCCCCGAACAGGGCGAGGGTGCCGCGGTGCAGTCCGTCATTGGTATCAGCCAGCGGGTCCGCACGGGCCCGAAAAAGAAGAAGGATCTTGGGACCTTGG GCTATGTCCTTGGTATCCTCATGATGGCCATCATTATTATCCTCGGGGTGGGCATTACGCTCGGCTACTTCTACAAGAG GGGCCGGGACCTGAAGAAGCAGCATGAGCAGCGTGTGTACGAGCGCGAGATGCAGCGGATCACCCTGCCCCTGTCCGCCTTCTCCAACCCCACCTGCGAGCTGGTGGACGAGAACACCATCGTCATCAGCCCCCAGCAGACCCCCGGGGAGGACGCGGTGGAGGGCGGCGACCCCCTCATGGGCCAGGCTGGTACCCCGGGAGCGTGA
- the limk2 gene encoding LIM domain kinase 2: MEEREGEEGCHCAGCGGRIQDSFYVKGFQEAWHNACFQCSECCDHLTNWYYEKDGKLYCRSHYWEKFGELCHGCSLLMTGPAMVAGEYKYHPECFVCLSCKVVIEDRDTYALVERSKLYCGKCHKQIVLTPMLEKRSPDSALDSLPHTVTLISMPAATNGKRGFSVSVIRDCASGTATVQVKEVLGMHISPEVRNAIHVGDRILEINGIPVGTLMEEEVEDLIHRTSQTLQLLIEYDPVRQRLDRLRLGSSHNRIGVPAASRMRLSVPSGAVLERTDSIEDGTLKRRSLRRSNSICKSPGPASPKEHPILSRDIGRSESLRSSSSCSHRIFRPCDLIHGEVLGKGFFGQAIKVTHKATGEVMVMKELIRCDEETQKTFLKEVKVMRSLEHPHVLKFIGVLYKDKRLNLITEFIEGGTLKDFIRDMDPFPWKQRVSFAKGIASGMAYLHSMSIIHRDLNSHNCLVKLDNTVVVADFGLSRLIVEEKIRHPPPEKPSNKKRTFRRIDRKKRYTVVGNPYWMAPEMLNGKRYDEKVDIFSFGIVLCEIIGQVYADPECLPRTLDFGLNVEKFLEKFLPQDCPPAFFPLAVACCDLIPENRPAFEKLEDCFEALALNQELGIPLPAELDELHQSLYRLHGPDRTSQAQNAAPLQPPDGPSLANSGT, translated from the exons GTGCTCAGAGTGCTGTGACCACTTGACAAACTGGTACTATGAAAAGGATGGCAAGCTCTACTGCCGCAGCCATTATTGGGAGAAGTTTGGGGAGCTGTGCCACGGCTGCTCCCTGCTCATGACTGGACCGGCCATG GTGGCCGGAGAATACAAGTATCACCCAGAGTGCTTCGTATGTTTAAGCTGCAAGGTGGTGATTGAAGACCGGGACACGTATGCCTTGGTGGAACGCTCCAAACTTTACTG tGGTAAGTGCCACAAACAGATTGTCTTGACGCCCATGCTGGAGAAGCGGTCCCCCGACTCGGCCCTCGACTCCTTACCGCACACTGTCACGCTCATCTCCATGCCCGCCGCTACCAACGGCAAGAGGGGCTTCTCCGTGTCCGTCATCAGGGACTGCGCCAGTGGCACCGCCACTGTGCAAGTCAAAGA AGTTTTGGGAATGCACATAAGTCCGGAGGTACGGAATGCCATCCACGTCGGGGACAGGATTCTGGAGATCAACGGCATCCCAGTGGGCACActgatggaggaggag GTGGAAGACCTCATCCACCGGACCAGTCAAACACTGCAGCTGCTCATCGAGTATGATCCAGTCAGGCAGCGATTAGACCGGCTTCGGCTCGGGTCTTCACACAACCGCATCGGGGTGCCAGCAGCCTCCCGTATGCGTCTCTCTGTACCTTCTGGAGCAGTGCTGGAAAGGACGGACAGTATTGAGGATGGTACCCTCAAAAGGCGGTCACTGAG GCGCAGCAACAGCATCTGTAAGTCCCCAGGCCCGGCCTCCCCGAAGGAGCACCCCATACTGTCCCGCGATATCGGACGCTCCGAATCCCTGCgctcctccagcagctgttCCCACCGCATCTTCCGCCCCTGTGACCTCATCCACGGCGAGGTGCTAGGGAAGGGCTTCTTTGGCCAGGCCATTAAG GTGACGCACAAAGCTACAGGCGAGGTGATGGTAATGAAGGAGCTGATTCGCTGTGATGAGGAGACCCAGAAAACCTTCTTGAAAGAG GTCAAAGTAATGCGGAGTTTGGAACATCCCCACGTCCTGAAATTTATTGGAGTGCTATATAAGGACAAGAGACTGAATTTAATAACGGAGTTTATCGAGGGAGGAACACTGAAGGATTTCATTAGAGACATG GATCCGTTTCCGTGGAAGCAGAGGGTCAGCTTTGCGAAGGGCATCGCTTCTGGAATG GCTTATCTGCATTCGATGAGTATCATCCACAGAGATCTCAACTCTCACAACTGCCTCGTCAAACTG GACAACACGGTCGTGGTGGCAGATTTTGGCCTTTCTCGTCTCATCGTAGAGGAAAAGATTCGACACCCCCCTCCAGAGAAACCCAGCAATAAGAAAAGGACCTTCCGGAGGATTGACCGGAAAAAGCGCTATACCGTGGTGGGGAACCCCTACTGGATGGCCCCAGAGATGCTGAATG GCAAGCGCTACGATGAGAAGGTGGACATTTTCTCCTTTGGGATTGTGCTGTGTGAG ATTATTGGGCAGGTGTATGCAGACCCAGAATGCTTACCCAGAACCCTGGACTTTGGACTCAATGTTGAAAAATTCCTGGAAAAGTTTCTTCCTCAAGACTGCCCACCTGCTTTTTTCCCATTGGCTGTGGCTTGTTGTGACCTGATCCCTGAGAACCG GCCTGCCTTTGAGAAGCTTGAAGACTGCTTCGAGGCCCTGGCCCTCAACCAGGAGCTGGGCATCCCCCTGCCAGCTGAGCTGGACGAGCTGCACCAGAGCCTTTACCGCCTGCACGGGCCCGACAGAACCAGCCAGGCCCAGAATGCCGCTCCGCTGCAGCCTCCCGACGGGCCAAGCCTGGCTAACAGCGGAACCTAG